A window of Numenius arquata chromosome 6, bNumArq3.hap1.1, whole genome shotgun sequence contains these coding sequences:
- the LOC141466252 gene encoding alpha-1-antiproteinase 2-like → MKITVYISLLLAGLHAVAHSQVPPSHHNGHDPNEHKYRMHHRGEAIACLKLVPNNADFAFQFFKEVTLEAPNKNIFFSPVSISTAFAMLALGARSTTQTQILEGLSFNLTEIQEKEIHEGFHNLIHMLSHPENGVQLNMGNAIFLTEKLKPLKKFLDDAKALYQLEAFTTDFSNPTESEKQINDYIERKTHGKITHLVKDMDPQTVMLLASFVFFKGNWEKPFKPEHTEEREFFVDAETTVKVPMMHQTGRFDFYFDKELSCTVIQLHYNGSATAFLVLPAKGKMKKLEQTLVKEVIQEWSDHLFQRLLSLYFPKFSISGNYEITNTLSKMGIVDVFTDQADLSGITGAPELKVSKVVHKAALDVDEKGTEAAAATTVEIMATSLPPTIEFNRPFLMLIFDRDTNSTLFIGKIVNPTITS, encoded by the exons ATGAAGATCACAGTCTACATAAgtttgctgctggctgggctTCATGCTGTTGCCCATAGTCAGGTCCCACCCAGCCACCACAATGGACATGATCCAAATGAACATAAATACCGCATGCATCACAGAGGTGAGGCGATCGCTTGCCTCAAACTAGTGCCAAACAATGCTGACTTCgcatttcaattttttaaagagGTTACACTGGAGGCACCTAAtaagaacattttcttctctcctgtaaGCATCTCCACTGCATTTGCAATGCTGGCCCTAGGGGCTAGATCAACCACTCAGACTCAGATCCTGGAAGGACTCAGCTTCAACCTTACAGAGATTCAGGAGAAAGAGATACATGAAGGCTTCCACAACCTCATCCACATGCTGAGCCATCCCGAGAATGGGGTCCAGCTCAACATGGGGAATGCCATCTTTCTAACAGAGAAGCTGAAACCTCTAAAAAAGTTTTTAGATGATGCCAAAGCTCTGTATCAGCTGGAGGCTTTTACCACTGACTTTAGCAATCCCACGGAGTCTGAGAAGCAGATCAATGACTATATAGAGAGGAAAACACATGGGAAAATTACTCATTTGGTCAAGGACATGGATCCACAGACTGTAATGCTTCTGGctagctttgttttttttaaag GCAACTGGGAAAAGCCTTTTAAACCAGAGCACACCGAAGAAAGAGAGTTCTTTGTGGATGCCGAAACTACTGTGAAAGTCCCTATGATGCACCAGACAGGCAGATTCGACTTCTATTTTGACAAGGAGCTGTCATGCACCGTGATACAGCTTCATTATAATGGGAGTGCTACTGCATTTCTGGTTCTGCCAgcaaaagggaaaatgaagaagTTAGAGCAAACTCTGGTCAAGGAAGTCATTCAGGAATGGTCAGACCACCTCTTCCAGAG ACTGTTGAGTCTCTACTTCCCCAAATTTTCTATTTCCGGGAACTATGAGATAACAAACACCCTTAGCAAGATGGGAATTGTGGATGTGTTCACTGACCAGGCAGATCTCTCTGGCATCACCGGAGCCCCAGAGCTGAAGGTTTCTAAA GTTGTTCATAAGGCTGCTCTGGATGTTGATGAGAAGGGtactgaggcagcagcagcaaccactGTTGAGATAATGGCAACGTCTCTTCCTCCAACCATTGAATTCAACCGCCCCTTCCTCATGCTGATTTTCGATAGAGACACAAACAGTACCCTCTTCATAGGAAAAATAGTTAACCCGACTATCACTAGCTGA